A genomic segment from Gavia stellata isolate bGavSte3 chromosome 6, bGavSte3.hap2, whole genome shotgun sequence encodes:
- the C6H9orf152 gene encoding uncharacterized protein C9orf152 homolog, whose protein sequence is MKEMSCFCMTFSSLLEQMVKAYKYMTGIFSVTHTSEQQASDHDKQPTKMDVSLLEEQYDHIKQKQKLQSHIIVFKTGEHESLLPEPMVNAVLINKKVRRSKSFTEHVPVRKVSLEMTSNGNVQDTSPWHTHLGIHRLAQAPYQGVNWDLSHCKNGPCSFDNQRLISKGNGTLQPKVLEGASELSALSQLGSSSMSNSFSKENGSNISSTCQKPPLKSATSAVWTHQDISSTKCMPACNKPNFYPFPNKKGPRISEAARRLGLYVSQ, encoded by the exons ATGAAGGAAATGTCCTGCTTCTGCAtgactttttcttccttgttggAACAGATGGTGAAGGCTTACAAATACATGACTGGTATTTTTTCAGTGACTCATACCTCAGAGCAACAGGCTTCAGATCATGATAAGCAGCCAACCAAGATGGATGTAAGCTTACTTGAGGAGCAGTATGACCAtataaaacagaagcaaaaactgCAATCACACATTAttgtatttaaaacag GTGAACATGAATCTCTTCTCCCAGAACCAATGGTCAATGCtgttttaattaacaaaaaagtTAGAAGATCGAAGTCATTTACAGAACATGTTCCAGTCAGAAAGGTCAGCCTGGAGATGACCAGCAATGGCAACGTACAAGACACCTCACCATGGCACACCCACCTGGGAATTCACCGCCTGGCACAAGCCCCTTATCAAGGAGTTAACTGGGATCTTTCCCACTGCAAGAATGGACCATGCAGTTTTGACAATCAGAGACTGATTTCAAAGGGAAACGGCACACTGCAACCCAAGGTATTAGAAGGAGCAAGTGAATTATCTGCACTCAGTCAACTGGGAAGTTCAAGCATGTCGAACAGTTTCAGCAAAGAGAATGGCAGCAACATTTCCAGCACCTGCCAAAAGCCTCCTCTGAAATCAGCCACTTCAGCAGTTTGGACACATCAAGATATTTCTTCTACAAAATGCATGCCAGCCTGCAATAAACCGAACTTTTACCCTTTCCCTAACAAAAAAGGGCCCAGAATTTCTGAAGCAGCAAGGAGGCTTGGATTATATGTCTCACAATGA